The Gallus gallus isolate bGalGal1 chromosome 3, bGalGal1.mat.broiler.GRCg7b, whole genome shotgun sequence genome window below encodes:
- the CLN8 gene encoding protein CLN8 isoform X1, which produces MNPANSNQVFGTIFDWDYLLWEVRLTFIAAGFLIYLGVFLLSHWLSSRMSTTYRALYAKEKVFWNMAVTRGAFGLQSCVAGLWALLIDPVFHADKVYSQQKWSWFNCLIAAGFFLLENVAVHVSNIVFRTFDVFLVVHHLLAFGGLAGLVINVKSGHYLPLMGMLLEMSTPATCISWMLLKAGCANTFFWKANQWVMIHLFHCRMILTYHMWWVCIFNWNSVVENLGLLHFIVLFSGLFAVTLILNPYWTYKKTQQLLSPTDWNFENKATENGKLNGETSQKKRM; this is translated from the exons atGAATCCTGCAAATAGCAATCAAGTGTTTGGGACCATTTTTGACTGGGACTATCTCTTATGGGAAGTTCGTTTGACATTTATAGCTGCTGGTTTTTTAATCTACCTGGGAGTGTTTCTTCTGTCTCACTGGTTGTCTTCCCGGATGAGTACCACTTATCGTGCCTTGTATGCAAAGGAGAAGGTGTTTTGGAATATGGCAGTCACACGTGGTGCATTTGGACTTCAGAGCTGTGTTGCTGGGTTATGGGCTTTGCTCATAGATCCCGTTTTTCATGCTGACAAGGTGTATTCACAGCAAAAGTGGAGCTGGTTTAACTGTTTAATAGCTGCTGGATTTTTCTTGCTTGAAAATGTAGCTGTTCATGTGTCCAACATCGTTTTTAGAACATTTGATGTGTTCCTGGTGGTTCATCACTTACTTGCTTTTGGTGGCTTGGCTGGTCTAGTAATCAATGTAAAATCTGGACATTACCTACCTTTGATGGGAATGTTGCTGGAGATGAGTACTCCCGCAACCTGCATTTCCTGGATGCTTCTAAAG GCTGGCTGTGCAAATACCTTTTTTTGGAAGGCAAATCAGTGGGTAATGATCCACCTGTTTCACTGCCGCATGATTCTCACTTACCACATGTGGTGGGTGTGTATTTTCAACTGGAATTCTGTGGTAGAAAATCTGGGACTTCtccattttattgttttattctcTGGATTATTTGCTGTCACATTAATACTTAACCCATACTGGACATACAAAAAaactcagcagctcctcagcccaACTGACTGgaactttgaaaataaagctaCGGAAAATGGAAAGTTAAATGGTGAAACATCTCAAAAGAAGAGGATGTAA